A stretch of DNA from Sugiyamaella lignohabitans strain CBS 10342 chromosome B, complete sequence:
TCTGTTACTATTGATATCCCTACTACAAATTTTAGGCTTCGCCTAAAATTTGTTTTAAGAGCGTTAACGCTACTAAGAGCgaaaatttcaaagaaaTTTTCTACTTACAATATCTAGGCTTCGCCTATATATTGTTATAAGAGCGTCATTTTGCTTCGCAAAATGTTAAGAATGTTAAAGAGCGTTATCGTCCTAACCCTATTCTCCCAACTCCTATACACAACCTACTCTCTCTCTATATATCCTATATCCTATATCCTATATCCTATGTCATCTAAACCTAACTATTCCACGAACCCTATCCGAACAACTACACTCATGCAAACATCAAATCAACTTTGAAAACACTGTGAAATCTACCtgaatttcttgaaaagatcCCTACCCCACTGTTCATCTGCGTGCGCTATATTGCTCTTCTATACCCCTGACTTCCTATTCAACTACCAAGAAACCACCAACTCCACTATGTCCCCAACTAAATACCACTTGTTCCTCTAATCACCCCATCGACTACTATCTTTTCTGCCGAACACCTACCATAATCTGTAGCTGCACCGCGTTTGATCTCCTTGAGGTGCATTAGTATTCCCTCCACTGATTCAAATCATTCAGGgtttaattaattttattttatggaaatgaaaaaaatgctaataAACCAAACCTTTAAATCCAACGCATAATCCAACAGTCCGTTCAATCTCTGTCTTCGGCGGTTCGCATTGCCTCTATGGAACATGACTGTGTTTGTGTCTCTGAACCCTACTTGTTACGTGGATTGCCAACATACCAAACCGCAACAGCGTGATGGAGACCTCGTAACGTGTATTGAaataattatgtatagtataGGACTTTATTATTGCCGCGAATGATCCTGCCCGAGCACCACAAATCTCATCATCCACTATTCTGCATTATCGCTCTACATCTATTTAAGATCCtctgataataaattgTGATACAAGCCTTTGACTCATTGTCTCTATGTCTTGTTCTAATACAACTCTCTTCGTCTATTATTCAATTATTTTGGCTGTGGTCATCTTCCAGATTAATCGAAAATCCTGATTGTTACACATAATGTCCTGAGGAAGGGTTCAGTCCCTAAGGACATGGGCCCGATATATGCTCAAAGCCTACTGAGCAGACTTTCATCTTTTGAGTATCAGCAAGACCATAACCTACCTTAGAACATTGATTAATTGATATTCGTTTATTGTCTTATATAGGCATAAACGAGCGACACTGTTACATTTTTACTTTCATTCtttaaattaatatttaGTTCCAGTCGAATTGAATAATTTATCCCGTGATTTTGTACCTTTGGAAGTTGATAAACTTCTGATTCAGTAAAGACCAGCGCCAAATAGTTATTCTTTAACTCAACTGTGGATGTCAGTCATCTTCAGCCAGGCTGTTAGATAAAGCGCCTTGTTTAGTCTAAACACATAAGGTCGTTGAAGCTGGGCAGTTTGTCATCTACTTCTTTTGTGCTTCTTATGAGAGTAGACACTCGTTCATGATATGAGAGATACTATCAAGGCTACCGCACCGACATAGCTTTTCGACATCCTTGAGTGAAACGATGGAACCATTCAACTAACAGTGCATGGCCGGACCGGACCTGTATTAAGGAATTTAATAGTCGACGATGTCCATTTATGATCAGAAGCTATATATCATGAATTATATTTGTATACGAAAAAGCATGATGATCAAACATCGCACTGTTACGTCCGTTACTTCTATTGTCCAAGATGCGGGATCTGCGCATCCTAATTTATGTGCATATATTACGACAGGTGCTTCAATAACCCTCACATATTGATTTGCGCCTTCGCCCTTTATTAATGTTCCATTCAACATGAGAAGTAGAGTATTTACCAAGAAAATATGCCAGTGTTTCAACCGTCTGGGTCCATTAAGCTTACCAATGTCTCACTTGTGAGAATTAAAAAGGGTATGTAAGAAAACATAACAGAGAAGATCAACTACTAACTTTTTAGGGAAGAAGCGCTTTGAGATCGCATGCTATCAGAACAAAGTGCAGGATTGGAGAAAAGGAGTGTAAGTCCATCGTATCAACTTTATTTTCACTCTCAGCAGTTGTGCCATTTCCAAAACAGGCTATGCTAACGAGTGGAAGTTCCTCACATAATAGTCATTCTAACATAGACAGGGAGAAGGATCTCGATGAAGTCTTACAAATTCCTCAGGTATTCGTTCATGTTTCCAAGGGCCAAGTTGCCAACAACGAAGATTTGAAAGCTGCGTTTGGTACCACTGATCAAAATGTTATTATTCAGGAGATACTTAAGAAGGGAGAACTACAGGTCGGTGGCAAGGAGCGAGAGGCCTTGTCCAACCAGATGCATGCTGAAATTATTCAACTTATAGCTGCTAAATGTGTGAATCCTGGCACGAAACGTCCATATCCTACTTCAATCATTGACAAGGCACTATCTGAGAGTAATTTTAACATGGTTCCTAATAAATCTGCCAAAATCCAGGCCCTAGACGCAATTAAACTCCTGATGCAAAGTAATATTATCCCTATTGTACGAGCGAGAATGAAGGTCCTAATTCGAGTAGATTCGTCAAAGGATGCAAAGAAATTTTCGGACAAAGTTAAAGCTCTGACAGCGGAAATAGATGATGAGGATTGGTCTGGTAAGTGGGAACTTACTGCGTTTATTGATCCAGGTAATTTCAGAATACTTGATGAACTCatacaaaaagaaacaaaaggcAGAGGCTCTGTCGAAGTACTTGACACTGCCGTTGTCAAAGAGGGTGATCAGGATCTATAatcaattaaaataaataggcATGAAGACGGTATGTAATCGTTACCAAACTCTACACTCTTGTACTAGTTTTACAATCTCAAGCAGTTGCTTGCGATGCTCAATAGTAATTTCTTCATCGGGTCGCGGGCCTATGGAAGTTCCAAGACCAACTAGAACAGTTCGATTTTCATCCGGTGATTGTCGAGATACAATTGATGCAATCATTGAAGCGTAGAGCCTACCCTGCACATCATGGTCGCTTGAGCCACCAACCAACGGCATTGGAGTCAAATGCGATAAAGGTAGCAAGTCATTTTCCGGATTCCCATCATCATCCCGATTTTCGTAATTTGCAAGGtgtgatgttgaagatgcaAGTAATGGGACGTAGTATATTTTACCTATACGACCGTCATAGTTGACCATGACTGAAATCTTGTCCTCAAATCCTACCGTGACAACATCGATTATATGCCCGTCTTGCAATTCAATTGACTTAGTCTTTGAAGCGGCTGGAAATTCAATCTTGTCGTTGCTCTCGCTCATATTGTGTAGTGTTCCAGCTAGATCCTGGAGATCGTCGAATTTCATCATAGCAAATTCGTCCTAACCCTGACCCCTGGATCTATGATTagaattattttgttctaTAATATCCCTTTTCAAATCATATGATGTAAATAAAACAAAGCTAGATGACATGCCTTATATTCAGAGAATTTGTGGACTTACATTTGTCCTACTAAAGATCATCGTTAGATATAAATTGGTGTTCACTGAATTCAATGGCTTCGGATAGGCTAGGGAAATTGGAGACTATGACAATTTTCTATTATttgtaaatatttttaacTTCAAATAAACCTGGACCGTTCAAGTAAAATAAACTTGAAACATGCCTCTTTTGAGCCGCCAGTCACTCGTTGCGAGCTTTCTTTGGCGCCATTGCTGACGCGGCTAGCTGCAATTGCCAGATCACGAGTAGAGTGCGCATTGCTGCATGACCATTTATTTACAAGATATCTTCCATagatcttcaacttcttctactTATTGTCAGTATAAACATTTGAGTAGCTGGTAATTTGGCAGTAAAGGAGTCGATTTTGAAATGACTTCTCGATATACATCAGGGCAAGCACACCAGCGGGATAGGACACAACTATTTTCAAATGTTGGCAGTTACAATCCCTCAGTGGTGATAAATTCTGGCACCAATTCGGCATCTTCTTCGCGAGCTGGTACTCCGTACAAAGCGGCTACTCCAAACTCCAAAGGACAGTATTCCGATCAAGTCTTGTCTCAGCTTGAATCTCAAAGTGATGAGCAGATTGAGGGTCTTACTGCGAAAGTGCGCATGTTAAAAGATGTATGTGTGATTTAGGGGATCGTTAATATGAGCCTGAACTGATCCGTGATAATAAGCTGACCAAGGTGTGGTATGTCAAAAATCATTTTACTAACTATTGCTTATAGATTACAGTAAAAATCGGAGAAGAAGTCCGTGATTCCAACAAACTATTAAATAATATGGTAAGTGCGACAGGTCTTTGAATGGTAGTTCTCAATATACTAACAACATTATCAGGAAGAGAACTTTGAAAATGCTAGACTAAGGCTAAAGGGTACTTTTTCTCGTATGCTAAGGATGGCAGAACGATCAGGTGTTGGCTGGAGGACATGGTTacttttcttcgtctttGTGTttctaatatttttttacgTTTGGTGGAGATAGCATCAACCTACGTATGCTTCcattgtttattattttattattatcattagTATTGTTATTTTCTAATATTATGACCGGCATCTATCTTCAAAACTTTAGAGGTTCTCGGCTGTGCTTGTAACCTAGTATTTGGAACCCCTCACAAGTACAATACATTACTTTTTTACCATTTACAGTACTTGATAAGCTTCTCTGCCAGGATTTCTAGGTATTtttgatcttcttcatcaaagcCTTCTAGTTCTTGACagtcaatatcaataactCCGAATACTTTACCAGAGGATTTGTCCACAATGGGAACAACAATCTCTGATTTCGTATCTCCATCACATGCAATATGTCCAGGGAATTTCTCAACATCTTTTACTAGCTGTGTTTCTCtggatgaagcagcagttcCACAGACACCTTTGCCTATTTTAATAATTTGACAGGCAACCTGACCATGGAATGGACCCAGAATGAGCTGGCTCGAGTCTTTTGGGTCTACTACATAAAAACCAGCCCAATTTACTTTCGATAATGGACTGCTCTCCAAAGATTTGTACATATTCCATAGCAATGACGAAACATTGGCAGTATTAGCAACCCAATTGTCTTGACCTTCAAGTAATGCATCAATGGAGTCGAGCACTTGCTCGTAAGCCTCTGTCTTGGACGTATCTCCTTGAAACTTGGAAAAATCAGCGTGATGCTACATTGTTAGATAAACCAGTATTTCTGTAATACAATGATA
This window harbors:
- the SDO1 gene encoding guanine nucleotide exchange factor SDO1, coding for MLTSGSSSHNSHSNIDREKDLDEVLQIPQVFVHVSKGQVANNEDLKAAFGTTDQNVIIQEILKKGELQVGGKEREALSNQMHAEIIQLIAAKCVNPGTKRPYPTSIIDKALSESNFNMVPNKSAKIQALDAIKLLMQSNIIPIVRARMKVLIRVDSSKDAKKFSDKVKALTAEIDDEDWSGKWELTAFIDPGNFRILDELIQKETKGRGSVEVLDTAVVKEGDQDL